A single genomic interval of Trichosurus vulpecula isolate mTriVul1 chromosome 6, mTriVul1.pri, whole genome shotgun sequence harbors:
- the LOC118853689 gene encoding olfactory receptor 8K3-like, whose product MIILNETTGSQAIEFILTGITNRPELQGPLFLVFLLNYMAIVVGNLGLIILTSVDSHLQTPMYFFLRHLAFVDLGYSTAIGPKMLVGFIEEKNIISYNECAIQLVFYVMFIASELFILSAMAYDRYVAICKPLYYMVIVSNMVCWLLVTVSYLYSTMVSLLVTIKLFKLSFCKSNVIRHFYCDGAPLLSIACSDTSEIELIVMMFAGFNFVSSLLIILISYTFILVTILRMNSSEGRHKAFSTFGSHLTGVVIFYGTLIFIYLQPQSSHSFEKDKIASVFYTLVIPMLNPLIYSLRNKEVNGALRRVFKKII is encoded by the coding sequence ATGATCATTCTGAATGAAACCACAGGGAGCCAGGCAATTGAATTCATTCTCACTGGCATCACAAACCGTCCTGAGCTACAGGGCCCTCTCTTTCTTGTGTTTCTCCTCAACTACATGGCCATAGTTGTGGGGAATCTGGGCCTGATCATCCTAACCAGTGTTGATTCCCACCTCCAAACccccatgtactttttcctcagGCATCTGGCATTTGTTGATCTTGGCTATTCAACAGCTATTGGGCCAAAAATGCTAGTTGGATtcatagaagagaaaaatatcatttcttataatgaaTGTGCAATACAGTTAGTTTTTTATGTGATGTTTATTGCCAGTGAACTTTTTATCCTGTCAGCCATGGCCTATGATCGCTATGTTGCTATCTGTAAGCCCCTCTACTATATGGTTATTGTGTCAAACATGGTATGTTGGCTCTTGGTGACTGTGTCATACCTCTATAGCACCATGGTATCCCTATTGGtcacaataaaactttttaaattatctttctgtaAATCAAATGTAATAAGACACTTCTACTGTGATGGTGCTCCCCTATTATCCATTGCATGCTCAGACACAAGTGAGATTGAACTAATCGTTATGATGTTTGCTGGATTcaattttgtttcttcccttctgATTATCCTCATCTCATATACATTCATTCTTGTGACTATCCTCAGGATGAACTCTTCTGAGGGCAGGCACAAAGCCTTCTCCACTTTTGGCTCTCACCTCACAGGGGTGGTTATATTTTATGGGACACTCATCTTTATCTATCTACAGCCCCAATCTAGCCATTCCTTTGAGAAAGACAAAATAGCTTCTGTGTTTTACACTCTGGTCATCCCCATGCTCAACCCTCTGATCTATAGCTTGAGGAACAAAGAGGTAAATGGTGCCTTGAGGagagtatttaaaaaaatcatataa